A region from the Chloroflexota bacterium genome encodes:
- a CDS encoding xanthine dehydrogenase family protein subunit M — translation MRPIEYVAPTTVEEAVAALAEKGEAARPLAGGTDIIVQLRGGRRAVDRIVDVKKIPELNELSYDPQAGLRIGAAVPCHRIYEDDAIAEAYPGLMDAVTLIGGIQIQGRASLGGNLCNAAPSGDSIPALIAHNAVAEVAGPGGRRDVPVEDFCTAPGRTVLGPGEFLVAMRMPAPPANFGASYLRFIPRNEMDIAVAGAGASVVMDGDTVTECRVALASVAPTPVFAEEAGAALVGKAPSDEAIAEAAQAARAAAKPISDMRGTAEYRTHLVGVLTTRALRNAIQRAKEA, via the coding sequence TTGCGCCCCATTGAATACGTAGCCCCGACTACCGTTGAGGAGGCGGTCGCGGCCCTTGCGGAAAAGGGTGAGGCCGCGCGGCCCCTGGCGGGAGGCACAGACATCATCGTCCAACTCCGAGGCGGCCGGAGGGCCGTCGACCGGATCGTCGACGTCAAGAAGATCCCGGAGCTGAACGAGCTCTCCTACGACCCCCAGGCCGGCCTCCGCATTGGCGCAGCCGTGCCATGCCACCGCATCTACGAGGATGACGCCATCGCCGAGGCCTACCCCGGCCTCATGGACGCCGTCACCCTTATCGGCGGCATCCAGATCCAGGGGCGGGCATCGCTCGGCGGCAATCTCTGCAACGCGGCCCCCAGCGGCGACAGCATCCCGGCTCTCATCGCCCACAATGCCGTCGCCGAGGTCGCGGGCCCCGGCGGCCGCCGGGACGTGCCGGTCGAGGACTTTTGCACCGCCCCCGGTCGCACCGTCCTCGGGCCCGGCGAGTTCCTCGTCGCAATGCGCATGCCGGCCCCGCCGGCCAACTTCGGGGCCAGCTACCTCCGCTTCATCCCGCGGAATGAGATGGACATCGCCGTCGCGGGCGCGGGCGCATCCGTCGTCATGGACGGCGACACGGTGACCGAATGCCGCGTCGCCCTCGCCTCCGTCGCGCCGACGCCCGTGTTCGCCGAGGAAGCGGGCGCTGCCCTCGTCGGCAAGGCGCCCTCGGACGAGGCTATCGCCGAGGCCGCGCAGGCCGCACGGGCCGCCGCCAAGCCCATCTCCGACATGCGGGGCACAGCCGAATATCGCACGCACCTTGTGGGCGTGCTCACCACCCGGGCGTTGCGCAACGCCATTCAGCGCGCGAAGGAGGCCTAA
- a CDS encoding thiamine pyrophosphate-binding protein — protein sequence MKNVDLIAQTLEAAGVKWVFGVPSGPVLPLIDALERTSVRYVLTASETSAGFMASAVGSLTGTPGVCLSTLGPGATNMSTGVGCAWLDCAPLVAITCNVPTPWLERRIQMRIDHHALFAPITKASLPLRHTDVAARVTEALAIATAEPPGPVHLDLPEDVGAAEAPADAAAVPNGATVETAAADASAAVAAGNAVAAVADALAASRRPVVMTGLGFTRTRAADALQAFVERQGIPFISTMHGKGWLPESHPNWAGVLGRARRTNVQRFINGADLVIAVGYDPIEINYEEWAGSIPVVHVANQAADVDGSVDVRFNEATYMDEALRGIAGLAPAANDWSVEEWAVHRAQLDADLRPETATMSAHRVLDNLREKLPADGILVYDVGAHTHQIATQWRTDLPNTCVSTNGWSSMGYGIPGAIAAKLAHPDRRVVGVVGDGCFQMTAGELAVMRRLDLPLPIVVLNDGWLALIKLKQQGKSYGVGGSFLGEPPPTPPEYFGVPTRTVHDEAGLGEALDWGMSLDGPSVIEAYIDPDSYARTVYD from the coding sequence ATGAAGAACGTTGACCTCATTGCCCAAACGCTGGAGGCGGCGGGGGTCAAGTGGGTATTTGGCGTGCCCAGCGGGCCCGTCCTGCCGCTCATCGACGCCCTGGAGCGCACGTCCGTCAGGTACGTGCTCACCGCCAGCGAGACCTCTGCCGGCTTCATGGCCAGCGCCGTCGGCAGCCTCACCGGCACGCCGGGCGTCTGCCTCTCGACGCTGGGCCCCGGCGCGACCAACATGTCGACGGGCGTCGGCTGCGCCTGGCTCGACTGCGCTCCCCTCGTCGCCATCACGTGCAACGTGCCCACGCCGTGGCTCGAGCGCCGTATCCAGATGCGCATCGACCACCACGCACTCTTCGCGCCCATCACGAAAGCCTCACTCCCCCTGCGCCACACAGACGTCGCCGCGCGGGTCACGGAGGCGCTGGCCATCGCGACGGCGGAGCCGCCGGGCCCCGTTCACCTTGACCTGCCCGAGGACGTAGGCGCCGCCGAGGCCCCCGCGGACGCAGCCGCCGTGCCAAACGGGGCCACCGTCGAGACAGCCGCCGCGGACGCATCCGCAGCCGTAGCCGCCGGCAATGCCGTTGCCGCAGTTGCCGACGCCCTCGCCGCGAGCCGTCGCCCCGTCGTCATGACGGGCCTCGGCTTCACGCGCACCCGCGCCGCCGACGCGCTCCAGGCCTTCGTCGAGCGGCAGGGCATCCCGTTCATCTCCACCATGCACGGCAAGGGCTGGCTCCCTGAGAGCCACCCCAACTGGGCGGGCGTTCTCGGCCGCGCGCGGCGCACCAACGTGCAGCGCTTCATCAACGGCGCGGACCTCGTCATCGCGGTCGGCTACGACCCCATCGAGATCAACTACGAGGAGTGGGCTGGCTCGATTCCCGTGGTGCACGTCGCCAATCAGGCCGCCGACGTCGACGGCAGCGTCGACGTGCGCTTCAACGAGGCCACCTACATGGACGAGGCCCTCCGCGGCATCGCCGGCCTTGCGCCCGCCGCCAACGACTGGTCGGTCGAGGAGTGGGCCGTGCACCGCGCGCAGCTCGACGCCGACCTGCGCCCGGAGACGGCAACCATGAGTGCCCACCGCGTGCTCGACAACCTCCGAGAGAAGCTCCCTGCCGATGGGATCCTTGTCTACGACGTGGGCGCGCACACGCACCAGATCGCGACGCAGTGGCGCACGGACCTGCCCAACACCTGCGTCTCCACCAACGGCTGGTCGTCCATGGGCTACGGCATCCCGGGCGCCATCGCCGCGAAGCTGGCGCACCCTGACCGCCGCGTCGTCGGCGTTGTCGGCGACGGCTGCTTCCAGATGACCGCGGGCGAGCTGGCCGTCATGCGCCGCCTGGACCTGCCGCTGCCAATCGTCGTGCTCAACGATGGCTGGCTCGCGCTCATCAAGCTGAAGCAGCAGGGCAAGAGCTACGGCGTGGGCGGCTCATTCCTCGGCGAGCCGCCGCCGACGCCCCCGGAGTATTTCGGCGTCCCCACCCGCACCGTCCATGACGAAGCCGGGCTGGGTGAGGCGCTCGACTGGGGAATGTCGCTGGACGGCCCGTCCGTCATCGAGGCCTACATCGACCCGGACTCCTATGCTCGCACGGTGTATGATTGA
- a CDS encoding MOSC domain-containing protein: MQVISVNVSLPRIETIDGVEVATAIFKTPVDGPVMLRTLDFDGDAQGDPIAHGGPDQAAYVYPWEHYAYWSKELGQPQWPPGQFGENLTIAGLSEDEVRIGDEFAIGGAVVMVSQPRTPCYKLAHKMGLLEFPKQFLASGRIGFYLRVVREGVIKAGDAVERVKSDPEAFTVRAVSHLRYFDRGNVEGFRRAADLPALSQGWRNAFAELLANAAAR, translated from the coding sequence ATGCAGGTCATCTCCGTCAACGTGTCCTTGCCGCGGATTGAGACCATCGACGGGGTGGAGGTTGCCACCGCCATCTTCAAGACCCCCGTCGACGGCCCCGTCATGCTGCGCACCCTCGACTTCGACGGCGACGCGCAGGGCGACCCCATCGCGCACGGCGGGCCTGACCAGGCCGCGTACGTCTACCCCTGGGAGCACTACGCCTACTGGTCTAAGGAGCTCGGCCAGCCCCAGTGGCCGCCGGGCCAGTTCGGTGAGAACCTCACCATCGCGGGCCTGTCTGAGGACGAGGTGCGCATTGGTGACGAGTTCGCCATCGGCGGCGCTGTCGTGATGGTGTCGCAGCCGCGGACGCCGTGTTACAAGCTGGCGCACAAGATGGGACTGCTGGAGTTCCCCAAGCAGTTCCTCGCCAGCGGGCGCATCGGCTTCTACCTGCGCGTCGTGCGCGAGGGCGTCATCAAGGCGGGCGACGCGGTCGAGCGGGTGAAGTCGGACCCGGAGGCGTTCACTGTCCGCGCCGTCTCGCACCTGCGCTACTTCGACCGCGGCAACGTGGAGGGCTTCCGCAGGGCTGCGGATCTGCCCGCGCTCTCGCAGGGATGGCGCAACGCCTTTGCGGAGCTGCTCGCCAACGCCGCGGCGCGGTGA
- a CDS encoding (2Fe-2S)-binding protein encodes MPSEKIHVRTTVNGEATDFLCEANQSLLEVLRDVLYMTGTKEGCNDGNCGACTVNLDGRIVDSCLVLGVEADGATVETIEGVASPEGLHPIQQAFLENAALQCGICTPGFIVASKALLEREPNPSEYRIRHWLAGNLCRCTGYDKIVRAVVDAAEQMGGKS; translated from the coding sequence ATGCCATCCGAGAAGATTCACGTCCGGACCACCGTCAACGGTGAGGCTACAGATTTCCTCTGTGAGGCCAACCAGAGCCTGCTTGAGGTGCTCCGGGACGTTCTGTACATGACCGGCACCAAGGAGGGCTGCAACGACGGCAACTGCGGCGCCTGCACCGTCAACCTCGACGGCCGTATCGTGGACTCCTGCCTCGTCCTCGGCGTTGAGGCCGACGGCGCCACCGTCGAGACCATCGAGGGCGTCGCCTCGCCCGAGGGCCTGCACCCCATTCAGCAAGCCTTCCTGGAGAACGCCGCGCTGCAGTGCGGCATCTGCACGCCGGGCTTCATCGTCGCCTCCAAGGCGCTCCTCGAGCGTGAGCCGAACCCGTCCGAGTACCGCATTCGCCACTGGCTTGCCGGCAACCTCTGCCGATGCACGGGCTACGACAAGATCGTCAGGGCCGTCGTGGACGCGGCGGAGCAAATGGGAGGAAAGAGCTAA
- a CDS encoding zinc-ribbon domain containing protein: protein MAFEDKTLTCVECGADFTFEAGEQEYFAMKGFTNEPRRCPTCRSARRAASGGYDRGPRQMYPAVCAQCGQDTMVPFLPRGDRPVYCSDCFSQIGGRR, encoded by the coding sequence ATGGCATTTGAGGACAAGACGCTCACCTGCGTAGAGTGCGGCGCCGACTTCACCTTTGAAGCCGGCGAGCAAGAGTACTTTGCCATGAAGGGGTTTACGAACGAGCCGCGGCGTTGCCCGACTTGTCGTTCAGCCCGGCGAGCCGCCAGCGGCGGCTACGACCGCGGTCCCCGGCAGATGTACCCGGCGGTCTGCGCGCAGTGCGGCCAGGACACCATGGTCCCGTTCCTGCCCCGTGGCGATCGCCCCGTCTACTGCAGCGACTGCTTTAGCCAGATTGGCGGGCGGCGCTAG
- a CDS encoding P-II family nitrogen regulator — translation MISIEALVRPERIGQVTHALEEAGVPGFYYYNVTGQGRQRGVEVFVGRAGQIATRSAVQKTCIRTVVSDDMKEAVITAITEAAKSPGEGEIGDGKIFVTQIADLARVRTGERGDAAL, via the coding sequence ATGATAAGTATTGAAGCATTGGTCAGGCCGGAGCGGATTGGACAGGTCACCCACGCGCTAGAGGAGGCCGGAGTCCCAGGGTTCTACTACTACAACGTAACCGGCCAGGGACGCCAGCGCGGCGTGGAAGTGTTCGTTGGCAGGGCGGGGCAGATCGCAACCCGGTCCGCCGTGCAGAAGACGTGCATCCGCACCGTGGTGAGCGACGACATGAAGGAAGCCGTCATCACCGCCATCACAGAGGCGGCCAAGAGCCCCGGCGAGGGCGAGATTGGCGACGGCAAGATCTTCGTGACGCAGATCGCGGACCTGGCGCGGGTGCGCACAGGCGAGCGGGGTGACGCCGCCCTGTAA
- a CDS encoding LLM class flavin-dependent oxidoreductase, whose translation MKVFAFDLLPYGEHLSHLRVGSELPWPLPKEHFDPEVAARTYAEHLEAWALMDELGYDGIGFNEHHTSPYGLMNSPNIMAAAAAQRTSNLKLLIYGNLLPIHDPLRLAEELSMVDCLSGGRLISGFARGIPREHNVYQVPMRESRPRFEEAWQIIKRAWTEEVFSFEGDFWTYRDVAIWPRPYQQPHPPVWTPVTGSKETIEWAARENIPITPGLSPHMGVRRDIVKYYAGKLSESGFSVTPEHLIMPANAFVADSREQALEMAGPYTLYFNQTLFSHGNITEASLQTEQGYLNSGAYDYVQPENRPFMSGNREVYRNMTMENLAGNRDLAWGPADEVRDKLIAAADAVGANTLLVSFNRGAMPNEMFMEQLRRFGKDVLPALQAHQVTEVPLD comes from the coding sequence ATGAAGGTCTTTGCCTTTGACCTGCTGCCATACGGCGAGCACCTGTCCCACCTTCGCGTCGGGTCGGAGCTGCCGTGGCCGCTGCCCAAGGAGCACTTCGACCCGGAGGTCGCCGCCCGCACCTACGCCGAGCACCTGGAGGCGTGGGCGCTCATGGACGAACTGGGCTACGACGGCATCGGCTTCAACGAGCACCATACGTCGCCCTACGGGCTGATGAACTCGCCGAACATCATGGCCGCGGCGGCGGCGCAACGGACCAGCAACCTGAAGCTGCTGATCTACGGGAACCTGCTGCCCATACACGACCCGCTGCGGCTGGCCGAGGAGCTCTCGATGGTCGACTGCCTCTCCGGCGGGCGGCTCATCTCCGGCTTCGCGCGGGGCATCCCCCGCGAGCACAACGTCTACCAGGTGCCGATGCGGGAATCGCGCCCCCGGTTTGAGGAGGCGTGGCAGATCATCAAGCGTGCGTGGACGGAGGAGGTCTTCTCCTTCGAGGGCGACTTCTGGACGTACCGGGACGTCGCCATCTGGCCGAGGCCGTACCAGCAGCCACACCCGCCGGTCTGGACGCCGGTCACGGGCAGCAAGGAGACCATCGAGTGGGCGGCGCGCGAGAACATCCCCATCACGCCGGGGCTCTCGCCGCACATGGGCGTTCGCCGCGACATCGTCAAGTACTACGCGGGGAAGCTGAGCGAGAGCGGCTTCAGCGTCACGCCGGAGCACCTCATCATGCCGGCCAACGCCTTCGTGGCGGACAGCCGCGAGCAGGCGCTGGAGATGGCGGGGCCGTACACGCTCTACTTCAACCAGACGCTGTTCAGCCACGGCAACATCACTGAGGCATCATTGCAGACGGAGCAGGGCTACCTGAACTCGGGCGCCTACGACTACGTGCAGCCGGAGAACCGGCCCTTCATGTCCGGCAACCGCGAGGTCTACCGGAACATGACGATGGAGAACCTCGCCGGCAACCGTGACCTCGCGTGGGGGCCCGCCGACGAGGTCCGCGACAAGCTGATCGCGGCGGCGGACGCCGTCGGCGCGAACACGCTGCTGGTCAGCTTCAACCGGGGCGCGATGCCCAACGAGATGTTCATGGAGCAGCTCCGCCGCTTCGGCAAAGATGTCCTGCCGGCGCTGCAGGCGCACCAGGTGACCGAGGTGCCGCTGGACTAG
- a CDS encoding alpha/beta hydrolase, which translates to MPFAKINGIDLFYESTGTGPAVVLAHGVGGNHAIWWKQVKYFSQWYRVINFDHRGFGISRDVEGGPGRAAFVDDLEALLDHLEIEKASLVAQSMGGRTCLGFAVKRPERVQALVMAATTGFFESTGALAARQEEVRKATDAMAQAERVLSPSFRERDPVSTELYLKISGFNPSTQARLLGATMSQISGPSVADITEDDLARVTMPTRFIGGEDDVLQPPDVLEMACALFPNASLIKVPQCGHSMYFELPDVFNFLVHRFLKDCGLGNGE; encoded by the coding sequence ATGCCTTTCGCGAAGATCAACGGAATAGACCTCTTCTATGAGTCCACAGGAACGGGCCCTGCCGTCGTCCTTGCCCACGGAGTTGGTGGGAATCACGCCATCTGGTGGAAACAGGTTAAGTACTTCTCGCAGTGGTACCGCGTGATCAACTTCGACCACCGCGGCTTCGGCATATCCCGCGACGTCGAGGGCGGCCCCGGCCGCGCAGCCTTCGTGGACGACCTTGAGGCGCTGCTGGACCACCTGGAGATCGAGAAGGCCTCGCTCGTCGCGCAGTCCATGGGCGGGCGCACATGCCTCGGCTTCGCCGTCAAGCGCCCCGAGCGCGTGCAGGCGCTGGTGATGGCCGCGACCACCGGCTTCTTCGAGTCGACCGGCGCCCTCGCCGCGCGGCAGGAGGAGGTCCGCAAGGCCACCGACGCGATGGCGCAGGCCGAGCGCGTGCTCTCCCCCAGCTTCCGGGAGCGCGACCCTGTCTCGACGGAGCTCTACCTCAAGATCAGCGGCTTCAACCCGTCAACGCAGGCGCGTCTCCTCGGCGCCACCATGTCCCAGATCTCCGGCCCCAGCGTCGCCGATATTACCGAGGACGACCTCGCCCGCGTCACGATGCCCACGCGCTTCATCGGCGGTGAGGACGACGTGCTGCAGCCTCCGGACGTGCTGGAGATGGCCTGCGCGCTCTTCCCCAACGCCTCGCTCATCAAGGTCCCGCAGTGCGGGCACTCCATGTACTTCGAGCTGCCGGACGTCTTCAACTTCCTCGTGCACCGCTTCCTCAAGGACTGCGGCCTCGGCAACGGGGAGTAG
- a CDS encoding ammonium transporter, translating into MDSGNTAWMLTACALVLFMTPGLAFFYGGLVRNRNVLSTIMFSFMAMAVVSIVWVLWGYSLAFGDGNELIGDFSVLGLEGLTGDDLLFATFQMMFAIITPALITGAIVERFKFTTYLIFLVLWVTLVYAPICHWVWAENGWIFGMGALDFAGGTVVHINAGVAAIAAAYLVGKRRNPAPEPHNVPYVVLGAAILWFGWFGFNAGSGLAANETAVSAFIVTNIAAATAALTWGVISHIQTGRMSAIGVATGAVAGLVAITPASGFVGVMGALGIGFGAGIFCYFAVLLRAKTNLDDALEVAAVHGVGGLWGALATGIFAVEAIGGTAGLIEGNAEIMGTQAIAVLATIGYSLVVTLIILKVLDLIPGLGLRAPETVEDQGLDLAMHGERGYVSDGAD; encoded by the coding sequence ATGGATAGCGGGAACACTGCGTGGATGCTAACGGCGTGTGCCTTGGTGTTGTTCATGACACCGGGGCTCGCCTTCTTCTACGGAGGGCTTGTTCGCAACCGGAACGTACTCAGCACCATCATGTTCAGTTTCATGGCCATGGCGGTGGTGAGCATTGTCTGGGTGCTATGGGGCTACAGCCTGGCATTCGGAGACGGGAACGAATTGATCGGGGACTTCTCCGTGCTTGGGCTGGAGGGGTTGACGGGAGATGACCTGCTCTTCGCGACGTTCCAGATGATGTTTGCCATCATCACCCCCGCCCTAATCACGGGCGCGATCGTAGAGCGGTTCAAGTTCACGACATACCTCATCTTCCTGGTACTGTGGGTCACGCTTGTGTACGCGCCGATCTGCCACTGGGTATGGGCAGAAAACGGCTGGATCTTCGGCATGGGCGCACTGGACTTCGCGGGCGGCACGGTGGTCCACATCAACGCGGGTGTTGCAGCCATCGCGGCGGCGTACCTGGTGGGCAAGCGGCGCAACCCGGCGCCTGAGCCCCACAACGTCCCGTACGTGGTCCTGGGCGCAGCCATCCTGTGGTTCGGCTGGTTCGGATTCAACGCCGGCTCAGGCCTGGCGGCCAACGAGACCGCGGTAAGCGCATTCATCGTGACCAACATTGCGGCGGCGACGGCGGCCCTGACGTGGGGCGTTATCTCCCACATACAGACGGGCAGGATGAGCGCAATCGGCGTTGCGACAGGCGCGGTTGCTGGCCTTGTGGCCATCACGCCGGCATCCGGTTTCGTGGGAGTCATGGGGGCGCTGGGCATCGGCTTCGGCGCGGGAATCTTCTGCTACTTCGCGGTGCTGCTGCGCGCGAAGACCAACCTTGACGACGCCCTGGAAGTGGCGGCAGTCCACGGAGTCGGCGGACTCTGGGGCGCGCTGGCCACCGGCATCTTCGCGGTCGAGGCCATCGGCGGCACGGCGGGGCTCATCGAGGGCAACGCCGAGATCATGGGCACGCAGGCAATAGCGGTCCTCGCCACCATCGGCTACTCGCTGGTTGTCACGTTGATTATCCTGAAGGTGCTGGACCTGATTCCAGGACTGGGCCTGCGGGCGCCGGAGACAGTCGAAGACCAGGGACTCGACCTGGCGATGCACGGCGAGCGCGGATATGTCAGCGACGGCGCTGACTAG
- a CDS encoding xanthine dehydrogenase family protein molybdopterin-binding subunit: MTTVEERNYKVIGTRPIRHDGADKVTGRAIYGIDFHLTGELWGKILRSPHAHANIVRIDTSKAEALPGVRAVITGADLPVAADMELDDGETSINTMHLSNNVMAHKKALYRGHAVAAVAADNQHIAEDALALIEVEYEVLPPVLVGRDAMKPDAPLLHPEQTTKTMAYRFDPGTDTGTKSNVAGRTEMRLGDVEAGFKKADVIVEREFTTNWVHQGYIEAQNATVLWNNDDSIQVWNSSQGTFNQRQLMAEILKHPVSKIRITPQEIGGGFGGKIPVYLEVPAAVLSKRSGRPVKMMMSRSEVFEGTGPASCSLMVCKMRATRDGKITAAYAELVFEAGAFPGSAVGAGAQGMFTTYNIENVLIDAYDVVVNKPKSAAYRSPGTPQTCYAAESVVDELAKKLGIDPLEFRIKNAAREGDRRADGVQHPVMGNIECMEALKATDHYKSGLGGPNRGRGVASGYWGNAGMPASCAVSINPDGTVSLAEGSPDIGGSRVSLAMMTAESFGIPAEDVIPSIKDTDSIGYNGLTAGSSTTLRNGVAIAQVAKQAVDLMRARAARLWETDVDNVDFADGVFFSKAESELKLTFKELAGKLMETGGPISTAASVAPRGAGPSFSTHMVDVEVDPETGKVDILKYTAAQDVGVAIHPSYVEGQVQGGAAQGVGWALNEEYFYDGDGRMVNSSYLDYRMPTSLDLPDIDAILVQVPNPDHPFGVRGVAEISIVPPLGALANAIEAAVGVRMQELPMAPHKIVKALWDKESESNGAG, translated from the coding sequence ATGACGACGGTAGAAGAGCGCAACTACAAGGTCATCGGCACGCGGCCCATCCGCCACGACGGCGCCGACAAGGTCACCGGCCGCGCCATCTACGGCATTGACTTCCATCTGACGGGCGAGCTCTGGGGCAAGATCCTCCGCAGCCCCCACGCCCACGCAAACATCGTCCGCATCGACACCAGCAAGGCCGAGGCCCTCCCCGGCGTCCGCGCCGTCATCACCGGCGCAGACCTGCCTGTGGCCGCCGACATGGAGTTGGATGACGGCGAGACCTCCATCAACACCATGCACCTCTCCAACAATGTCATGGCCCACAAGAAGGCCCTCTACCGCGGCCATGCAGTAGCCGCCGTCGCCGCAGACAACCAGCACATCGCCGAGGACGCCCTCGCCCTCATCGAGGTGGAGTACGAGGTCCTCCCCCCCGTGCTTGTCGGCCGCGATGCGATGAAGCCCGATGCCCCGCTGCTTCACCCGGAGCAGACCACCAAGACCATGGCCTACCGCTTCGACCCCGGCACCGACACCGGCACCAAGAGCAACGTCGCGGGCCGCACCGAGATGCGCCTCGGCGACGTCGAGGCAGGCTTCAAGAAGGCCGACGTCATCGTCGAGCGTGAGTTCACCACCAACTGGGTGCACCAGGGCTACATCGAGGCCCAGAACGCCACCGTGCTCTGGAACAACGACGACAGCATCCAGGTCTGGAACAGCAGCCAGGGCACCTTCAACCAGCGTCAGCTCATGGCCGAGATCCTGAAGCACCCCGTCTCCAAGATCCGCATCACCCCCCAGGAGATCGGCGGCGGCTTCGGCGGCAAGATCCCCGTCTACCTCGAGGTCCCCGCCGCCGTCCTGTCGAAGCGCTCGGGCCGCCCGGTCAAGATGATGATGAGCCGCTCCGAGGTCTTCGAGGGCACCGGCCCCGCCTCCTGCTCGCTGATGGTCTGCAAGATGCGCGCCACCAGAGACGGGAAGATCACCGCCGCCTACGCAGAGCTCGTCTTCGAGGCCGGCGCATTCCCCGGCTCCGCCGTCGGCGCCGGCGCGCAGGGCATGTTCACCACCTACAACATCGAGAACGTCCTCATTGACGCCTACGATGTCGTCGTCAACAAGCCCAAGTCCGCGGCCTACCGCTCGCCCGGCACCCCGCAGACCTGCTACGCCGCCGAGAGCGTCGTGGACGAGCTTGCGAAGAAGCTGGGCATCGACCCGCTCGAGTTCCGCATCAAGAACGCCGCCAGGGAAGGCGACCGCCGCGCAGACGGCGTCCAGCACCCCGTCATGGGCAACATCGAGTGCATGGAAGCCCTCAAGGCGACCGACCACTACAAGTCCGGCCTCGGCGGCCCCAACCGCGGCCGCGGCGTCGCCTCCGGCTATTGGGGCAACGCCGGCATGCCCGCGAGCTGCGCCGTCAGCATCAACCCCGACGGCACCGTCAGCCTCGCCGAGGGCTCGCCCGACATCGGCGGCTCCCGCGTCTCCCTCGCCATGATGACTGCCGAGTCCTTCGGCATCCCTGCCGAGGACGTCATTCCCAGCATCAAGGACACGGACTCCATCGGCTACAACGGCCTCACCGCCGGCAGCAGCACCACGCTCCGAAACGGCGTCGCCATCGCGCAGGTCGCCAAGCAGGCCGTCGACCTGATGCGCGCCCGCGCCGCCCGGCTCTGGGAGACCGACGTCGACAACGTCGATTTCGCCGACGGCGTCTTCTTCTCCAAGGCCGAGAGTGAGCTCAAGCTGACGTTCAAGGAGCTTGCCGGCAAGCTCATGGAGACCGGCGGCCCCATCTCGACCGCCGCCTCCGTCGCCCCGCGCGGCGCTGGCCCGTCCTTCAGCACCCACATGGTCGACGTCGAGGTCGACCCGGAGACCGGCAAGGTGGACATCCTCAAGTACACGGCCGCCCAGGACGTCGGCGTCGCCATCCACCCATCCTACGTCGAGGGCCAGGTGCAGGGCGGAGCCGCCCAGGGCGTCGGCTGGGCGCTCAACGAGGAGTACTTCTACGACGGTGACGGCCGCATGGTGAACTCCAGCTACCTCGACTACCGCATGCCCACCAGCCTCGACCTGCCGGACATCGACGCCATCCTCGTGCAGGTCCCCAACCCCGACCACCCCTTCGGCGTCCGCGGCGTCGCCGAGATCAGCATCGTCCCGCCCCTCGGCGCGCTGGCCAACGCCATCGAGGCCGCCGTGGGCGTCCGCATGCAGGAACTGCCCATGGCGCCCCACAAGATCGTCAAGGCTCTCTGGGACAAGGAATCGGAGAGCAACGGAGCAGGCTAG